A stretch of Microbulbifer bruguierae DNA encodes these proteins:
- a CDS encoding sulfotransferase family 2 domain-containing protein — MRTVPGKPGRLDVRSISMQLLYRGVAKMPLIPTSSRYNITLSHSKKFIWYRVAKVGTRTILNHLKDSGVPLDVEHASWLHYPVKSFGDYFKFAFVRNPWDRVVSCWRNKVVNIGNKNFFLLPDSEAEKLQTFEGFVDFLSRIDIENCDRHIRSQSALIDLNSVDYIGRMESFYDDASYVFKKLGLPEKEMVRRNVTSTETSYHKYYSDDLADKVATIYRKDIQVFGYEF, encoded by the coding sequence GTGAGAACCGTACCTGGTAAACCGGGCCGTTTAGATGTCAGAAGTATCTCTATGCAACTTTTGTATAGAGGCGTTGCGAAAATGCCGTTAATACCGACAAGCTCGCGCTACAATATCACGCTGTCTCATAGCAAAAAATTTATCTGGTATCGGGTGGCAAAGGTTGGCACGCGAACTATTCTAAATCATTTGAAAGATAGTGGTGTTCCTCTGGATGTGGAACACGCGAGCTGGCTTCATTATCCGGTCAAATCTTTTGGTGACTACTTCAAATTCGCGTTTGTGCGCAATCCATGGGATAGGGTCGTTTCCTGTTGGCGTAACAAAGTGGTGAATATAGGCAATAAAAATTTTTTCCTGCTTCCTGATTCTGAGGCGGAAAAACTGCAAACTTTTGAAGGTTTTGTAGATTTTTTATCGAGGATCGATATTGAGAATTGTGATCGTCATATACGCTCACAGTCTGCACTGATTGACCTAAATTCGGTCGATTACATCGGTCGAATGGAGTCGTTTTATGATGATGCCAGTTACGTTTTCAAGAAATTGGGCTTACCCGAGAAAGAGATGGTACGTAGGAATGTAACCTCGACGGAAACGTCGTACCACAAATACTATTCCGATGACCTAGCGGATAAAGTAGCGACGATTTATCGAAAAGATATCCAGGTATTCGGGTACGAATTTTAG
- a CDS encoding helix-turn-helix domain-containing protein encodes MFDKDILNHSISDANQHLFQTMKEALRRIYQSQEKNDDALLESIQKEIISALPEALPSIEQVAETLNIGAHTLQRRLSDKGYNFSKLLDLTRRQLAMNYLQNTTISTSEIAFLLAYSETSAFDRAFKRWTSMKPLEYRQRHNR; translated from the coding sequence GTGTTTGACAAAGATATACTCAACCACAGTATCAGCGATGCCAACCAACACCTCTTCCAGACCATGAAAGAGGCCCTCAGACGTATATATCAAAGCCAGGAGAAAAATGACGATGCACTTCTTGAGAGCATCCAAAAAGAAATCATTTCCGCATTACCAGAAGCCCTGCCCAGCATTGAGCAAGTCGCCGAAACACTAAACATTGGTGCTCATACACTTCAGCGTCGACTGTCGGATAAAGGATATAACTTTTCCAAGTTACTGGACCTGACCCGCCGTCAACTGGCGATGAACTATTTGCAAAACACGACCATCTCAACCTCTGAAATTGCCTTTCTACTCGCATATTCCGAAACCAGCGCTTTTGATCGGGCATTCAAACGTTGGACGTCTATGAAGCCATTGGAATACCGTCAGCGCCACAATCGCTAA
- a CDS encoding DDE-type integrase/transposase/recombinase, with translation MKLLGLDSTQLPNHRYKKAEQPHIDVPNHLDREFDVAAPDTSWAGDITYIWTGARWAYLAVVIDLFARKPVGWALSLPSPRLDRESRITSLATTAKYDLISKMIECRRIWR, from the coding sequence ATGAAGCTACTCGGCCTGGATAGTACCCAGCTCCCGAATCATCGGTACAAGAAGGCGGAACAGCCACACATTGATGTGCCGAATCATCTGGATCGGGAATTCGATGTCGCTGCACCGGATACCTCTTGGGCCGGGGACATAACGTATATCTGGACAGGCGCCCGTTGGGCGTACTTAGCGGTAGTTATAGATCTCTTTGCACGTAAACCGGTCGGTTGGGCGCTATCACTTCCTTCCCCGCGGCTAGACAGGGAATCACGAATTACATCATTGGCTACTACAGCCAAATACGACCTCATCAGTAAAATGATCGAATGCCGCCGAATATGGCGGTAG
- a CDS encoding GNAT family N-acetyltransferase, with amino-acid sequence MIEVVSQKNLSEVLPLIRAYQEFYNVTEISDDRNSKFFSQFGESCPSGCQFIYREAGIVVGFATVYFSFTTSITAKVAVLNDLYTLPNCRGKGIGRQLIEYCRSFAEKNGAARLQWVTATDNEQAQKLYDSLNTGKSTWHFYTYNT; translated from the coding sequence ATGATTGAAGTAGTATCACAAAAGAACTTGTCAGAAGTACTCCCTCTTATTCGGGCATACCAGGAGTTTTATAACGTTACCGAAATATCCGATGATCGAAATTCAAAGTTCTTTTCACAGTTTGGTGAATCGTGCCCTTCTGGTTGTCAGTTCATTTATAGAGAGGCAGGCATTGTTGTTGGGTTTGCGACAGTTTATTTTTCGTTCACAACATCAATTACTGCAAAAGTAGCTGTTCTAAATGACCTATACACCTTGCCAAATTGTCGTGGTAAAGGTATCGGTCGTCAGCTTATTGAATACTGTCGCAGCTTTGCGGAAAAAAATGGTGCGGCTCGTTTACAGTGGGTAACGGCAACAGATAACGAGCAGGCACAGAAACTTTACGACTCATTGAATACAGGTAAAAGTACGTGGCACTTTTACACATACAACACTTAA
- a CDS encoding AAA family ATPase, with translation MELVFKQPHVSITQFNPIELSDFTVITGVNGSGKSHLLSAIEQKKCVIQGLENATVVHFNYENFKLENEAAFNAQQIKQETTAAWTFYQQKVKPHTPNWKKQIDQNAYPLLKEECKNENKGLWELGVTTLKNYRDSIRGLFGSNQMKGNAQAQGILSVVKKLPYSADEIKEEDFNSIYKPYMFKNDFLPMQLGKVIWDYYVKYQQNRFYHYENSENGKNYPVLSEKEFIEKHGRKPWDVINEIMEEFDTLEYRVSSPEGSDYFSQYQLKLEHTRTPGLQLDFANLSSGERVLMALVASIYKSTSDNHFPDILLLDEVDASLHPSMMKNMLGVIQNIFLENGIKVLLVSHSPSTIALSPEESIFVMNKSGENRIEKRSKKEALSILTEGFATLNDIEPTLSVNYNLSKTDLPILFTEGITDKIMIEVAWAKLYPEIDMPFFVQDCFDASFLANLFRRGHDGQDGIFVNYNERPLIALFDFDAEGFNSWNGLSQLSKIVETDPRKCLRKCHAELNAYAILLPVPTQEKIEKQVIKSGIETFKDKSNLSIELLFYGDPSLSQYFSIEIIQGGGEIVVFKGKKRDFSDKVRSLGPDSFKAFVPLFDQIQNIVNAHNKSSQGTQQSCAPA, from the coding sequence ATGGAACTTGTTTTTAAACAACCTCATGTTTCTATTACGCAGTTTAACCCAATTGAGCTATCTGATTTTACTGTTATTACAGGTGTTAATGGTTCTGGAAAAAGTCATTTATTGAGTGCCATCGAACAAAAGAAGTGCGTTATTCAAGGCCTTGAAAATGCAACTGTTGTTCACTTCAACTATGAGAACTTTAAGCTCGAAAACGAGGCGGCATTTAACGCACAACAAATTAAGCAGGAAACAACCGCAGCGTGGACCTTTTATCAGCAAAAGGTTAAGCCTCACACTCCAAACTGGAAAAAACAAATAGATCAAAATGCATACCCTCTGCTTAAAGAGGAATGCAAAAATGAAAACAAGGGATTGTGGGAGCTGGGAGTAACTACCCTTAAAAATTATCGAGATTCTATTAGGGGGCTTTTTGGCAGCAATCAAATGAAAGGGAATGCGCAAGCACAAGGAATTTTGTCCGTTGTTAAAAAGCTTCCATATAGTGCCGATGAAATTAAAGAAGAAGATTTCAATTCTATCTATAAGCCTTATATGTTCAAAAACGACTTTTTGCCGATGCAACTAGGGAAGGTTATATGGGACTACTACGTCAAATACCAACAGAATAGGTTTTATCATTATGAAAATAGTGAAAATGGTAAGAATTACCCCGTATTAAGTGAAAAGGAATTTATTGAAAAGCACGGCAGAAAGCCGTGGGACGTCATAAACGAAATAATGGAAGAGTTTGACACGCTTGAATATAGGGTAAGTTCACCTGAAGGATCAGATTACTTTTCACAGTATCAACTTAAACTTGAGCATACAAGAACTCCTGGACTGCAGCTAGATTTTGCGAACCTTTCTTCCGGTGAAAGAGTTTTAATGGCGTTAGTTGCATCAATATATAAGTCGACCTCCGATAATCATTTTCCAGACATTCTGCTGCTTGATGAAGTAGATGCATCACTTCACCCTTCAATGATGAAGAACATGCTTGGCGTGATTCAAAACATATTTCTGGAGAATGGCATTAAAGTGTTGCTGGTTTCGCATTCGCCTTCAACAATTGCTCTATCACCAGAAGAATCAATATTTGTTATGAATAAGTCTGGTGAGAACCGAATCGAAAAGCGCTCAAAAAAAGAGGCCTTGTCAATTCTTACCGAAGGATTTGCCACCCTAAATGATATAGAGCCTACATTAAGTGTAAATTACAATTTATCTAAGACGGATTTGCCCATACTTTTTACAGAGGGTATTACAGATAAAATCATGATCGAGGTAGCTTGGGCAAAGTTATACCCTGAAATTGATATGCCTTTCTTTGTTCAAGATTGCTTTGATGCGTCATTTTTAGCAAATTTATTTCGGCGTGGTCACGATGGTCAAGATGGGATATTTGTAAATTACAATGAGAGGCCTCTGATTGCTCTTTTTGATTTTGATGCAGAAGGTTTTAACTCGTGGAATGGGTTGAGTCAGTTATCAAAAATAGTTGAGACAGATCCTCGGAAATGTCTGCGCAAATGTCATGCAGAGTTGAATGCTTATGCAATATTGTTACCTGTTCCGACTCAAGAAAAGATCGAAAAGCAAGTTATAAAAAGTGGTATTGAAACATTTAAAGACAAATCAAATTTATCTATAGAGTTACTTTTTTATGGAGATCCGTCTTTGTCCCAATATTTTTCAATAGAAATAATACAGGGTGGCGGAGAGATTGTTGTATTCAAAGGGAAAAAGAGAGATTTTTCTGACAAGGTAAGATCACTAGGCCCTGACTCATTTAAGGCGTTTGTGCCCTTATTTGATCAAATTCAAAACATTGTCAATGCACATAACAAGTCAAGCCAAGGGACGCAGCAAAGCTGCGCCCCTGCTTGA
- a CDS encoding GFA family protein — MSENYGSCLCGSVKFKITGDFDSFYLCHCEHCQKDTGSAHAANLFSQSAELIWQDGETAISKFTLPGTRHSKSFCKLCGSALPNIQMGGALLVVPAGSLDSKLTIRPAAHIFTSSKAPWDSELEVIPEFDTFPK; from the coding sequence ATGAGCGAAAACTACGGTTCATGTCTTTGTGGTTCGGTTAAATTCAAAATTACTGGCGATTTTGATAGTTTCTACCTCTGCCATTGTGAACATTGCCAAAAGGATACTGGCTCAGCGCACGCTGCAAATCTATTCTCTCAATCTGCAGAGCTAATCTGGCAGGATGGCGAAACTGCAATAAGCAAATTTACTCTTCCCGGTACTCGCCACAGTAAAAGCTTTTGCAAACTCTGTGGCTCAGCTCTTCCCAATATTCAGATGGGAGGAGCACTTTTGGTAGTTCCGGCTGGGAGCCTTGATAGCAAATTGACCATCCGGCCAGCTGCGCATATCTTCACATCAAGCAAAGCACCTTGGGACTCTGAGCTTGAAGTAATACCAGAATTCGATACCTTTCCAAAATGA
- a CDS encoding GFA family protein: protein MNKHNRNTGRCTCGEIEYELTAIPMFVHCCHCTWCQRETGSAFAVNALIEADEVRLIQGSPEKTDVPSNSGIGQKISRCPSCKTALWSNYGAANEAVCFIRVGTLNNPDACPPDIHIFTSTKQKWVELNDSVPVMDEYYQRSNYWPEQSITRYKRAVKV from the coding sequence ATGAATAAGCACAATAGAAATACGGGTAGGTGTACTTGCGGAGAAATTGAGTATGAACTGACTGCAATCCCCATGTTCGTACACTGTTGTCATTGCACCTGGTGTCAAAGGGAAACCGGCTCAGCGTTTGCAGTGAATGCGCTTATAGAGGCTGATGAGGTTCGGTTGATCCAGGGTTCTCCTGAAAAAACTGATGTTCCGAGCAATAGCGGCATAGGGCAAAAAATTAGCCGTTGCCCTTCGTGTAAAACTGCTCTCTGGAGCAATTATGGCGCAGCAAATGAAGCGGTATGCTTCATTCGTGTAGGTACACTTAACAACCCTGATGCATGTCCACCAGATATACATATTTTCACTTCTACAAAGCAGAAGTGGGTGGAGCTAAACGACTCCGTGCCAGTTATGGATGAGTACTATCAAAGAAGCAATTATTGGCCCGAGCAGAGTATTACTAGGTATAAGCGTGCTGTTAAAGTTTAG
- a CDS encoding CapA family protein, giving the protein MPTSSSSKSAAAPSFSSLLSRARPHVERELEKLLPPYTLFFSISDGKQRARVCHARGGDFASLWQSLASSVRKQLKNAQMPARWLRIDWVTHSQILTWRALQQRFEHTKRGYFRYGLALDEDWSLAFLEQELNGNAMLYGGNKIPHVVLNPHKFRAYADRRFGKNANLDFSDQALVTQLSTEGIYLDHQTPPQKLYGPGRNAGRRIIEELDEATSRHLINTSSRYLASQVLKNGRFEYGWHCCFDRPIGTYNTLRHASSIYAMTEAWEVTQDPELKQSIDRALAHLTKKLIQPARLPSGEQAAFLVEANNEIKLGGNAVCLLALVKYSELTGTTAYHTQLDQLAAGIQFMQDTETGKFAHVLRYPELSVKDEFRVIYYDGEATFGLMRLYGLTKNERWLNMVEKAFEYFIANNHWQAHDHWLSYCVNELTLYRPQARYYEFGIQNVNGYLDFVLERITTFPTLLELMMAAERMVTRLREQPEYSHLLAQLDLPKFYRALHTRAMYLLNGYYWPEYAMYFENPGKIIGSFYIRHHAFRVRIDDVEHYLSGFVAFRKYLLRGGLPETFSTALTDYPMAVKKRNRRATFAWGGDVNLGRRQHYRMEELGEEQVLGRLPALSSADLSVVNLECVVATTGEQGIDKGESAPYYYRARPEMLKLLCRAGIDAVTTANNHSGDYGCQALLEQGFWLNAIGIGHTGSGVNLEAALKPIIRAAGDLNIAIFSLDATQKHFAAGARQPGIAHLPIRSPQEWEALLRPRIAIARQRAHAVLVAVHWGDHRQQAPDQQQIDAGHSIIDAGADAVLGTGTHDLRGIEIYRHKPIIHDAGDLLFDAVRNDLKDSGIFRLELGQNGVEGVRYFPVGVGFGFSRQLTGDDAHRATERYRQRCLQLRSDLQLQEDGSGYLPLTPPRFSYFPIDPAPKTILKPELLNQFKRPPNPDWIAVEVPVDAQIEPQEFGPLHLLGIRYSPDLIEQRQLFFVETFWTLREEVTGNLRLDIRAVPIQQTTMPEWGKSMDHEPCDWQVPTSRWQPGVIYRDYYALRPPLFDQLRNIDLQLEIGIIGPETTIRPERIPGALIRVKIPSLMTTDLASPP; this is encoded by the coding sequence ATGCCCACATCCAGCTCGTCGAAGTCCGCCGCCGCGCCGTCCTTTTCCAGCCTGCTGTCCCGTGCCCGTCCCCACGTCGAACGGGAACTGGAAAAACTGCTTCCCCCCTACACGCTGTTTTTCTCCATCAGTGATGGCAAACAAAGGGCCAGGGTGTGCCACGCCCGCGGTGGCGACTTTGCCAGCCTGTGGCAATCCCTTGCCAGTAGCGTACGCAAGCAACTGAAAAACGCACAAATGCCGGCACGCTGGCTGCGGATCGACTGGGTGACCCACAGCCAGATATTGACCTGGCGCGCTCTACAGCAGCGCTTTGAACACACCAAGCGGGGCTATTTCCGCTACGGCCTTGCCCTGGACGAAGACTGGAGCCTCGCCTTCCTTGAGCAGGAGCTCAATGGCAACGCCATGCTGTACGGCGGCAACAAGATTCCGCACGTAGTGCTGAACCCGCATAAATTCCGCGCCTATGCCGATCGGCGCTTTGGCAAGAATGCGAACCTGGATTTCAGTGATCAGGCACTGGTGACCCAACTAAGCACCGAGGGGATTTATCTTGATCACCAGACGCCGCCACAGAAACTTTACGGCCCCGGGCGCAACGCGGGCCGCCGCATTATTGAAGAACTGGACGAAGCCACCAGCAGGCACCTGATCAATACCAGCAGCCGCTACCTGGCCAGTCAGGTCCTCAAGAACGGTCGCTTCGAATATGGCTGGCACTGTTGTTTTGACCGACCGATCGGCACCTACAACACGCTGCGCCACGCCAGCTCGATTTACGCGATGACCGAAGCCTGGGAAGTCACCCAAGACCCGGAACTCAAACAATCGATCGATCGCGCCCTCGCCCATCTCACCAAAAAGCTGATCCAACCGGCCCGGCTGCCTTCCGGGGAACAGGCCGCCTTTCTGGTCGAAGCCAATAACGAAATCAAACTGGGCGGCAATGCGGTATGCCTGTTGGCGCTGGTGAAATATTCCGAACTGACCGGCACCACGGCGTATCACACTCAGCTGGATCAACTGGCCGCGGGCATCCAGTTTATGCAGGACACGGAAACCGGAAAGTTCGCTCACGTACTGCGTTACCCGGAGCTATCGGTCAAAGACGAATTCCGTGTTATCTACTACGACGGCGAAGCCACCTTCGGTCTAATGCGCCTGTACGGCCTAACCAAAAACGAACGCTGGCTGAACATGGTTGAGAAAGCGTTCGAGTATTTTATTGCCAACAACCACTGGCAGGCCCACGACCACTGGCTTAGCTACTGCGTCAATGAACTGACCCTGTACCGGCCGCAAGCACGTTACTATGAGTTCGGTATTCAAAACGTAAATGGCTACCTGGATTTTGTGCTGGAGCGCATCACCACCTTTCCCACCCTGCTGGAATTGATGATGGCGGCAGAGCGCATGGTCACCCGTTTGCGTGAGCAGCCCGAATATTCACACCTGCTCGCACAACTCGACCTCCCCAAGTTTTATCGCGCCCTGCACACCCGCGCTATGTACCTGCTGAACGGCTATTACTGGCCCGAGTACGCCATGTACTTCGAAAACCCCGGAAAAATTATCGGCAGCTTTTACATCCGCCACCACGCCTTTCGCGTGCGCATCGATGATGTCGAACATTACCTCTCCGGATTCGTGGCCTTTCGCAAATACCTACTACGAGGTGGGCTGCCAGAGACGTTTTCCACCGCACTCACCGATTATCCAATGGCGGTAAAGAAGAGAAATCGGCGGGCAACCTTCGCCTGGGGCGGCGACGTCAATCTCGGCAGACGCCAGCACTACCGCATGGAAGAACTGGGCGAGGAACAGGTACTGGGACGACTACCCGCCTTGAGCAGCGCGGATCTCAGTGTGGTCAATCTGGAATGCGTCGTCGCCACCACCGGCGAACAGGGAATCGACAAAGGGGAAAGCGCGCCCTACTACTATCGCGCACGCCCAGAGATGCTGAAGCTGCTCTGCCGCGCTGGTATCGATGCGGTCACCACGGCCAACAACCACAGTGGCGACTACGGGTGTCAGGCGCTGTTGGAACAAGGTTTCTGGCTGAACGCCATTGGTATTGGCCACACCGGATCCGGAGTCAATCTGGAAGCAGCGCTCAAACCGATTATTCGCGCTGCCGGCGACCTGAACATCGCCATTTTTTCGCTGGATGCCACCCAAAAACACTTTGCCGCAGGGGCACGCCAGCCCGGTATCGCCCACCTGCCAATACGCTCACCGCAAGAATGGGAAGCGCTACTGAGACCGCGTATCGCCATCGCTCGGCAACGGGCACATGCGGTACTGGTAGCGGTTCACTGGGGAGACCACAGGCAACAGGCACCGGATCAACAGCAAATAGACGCCGGGCACAGCATCATCGACGCCGGTGCCGATGCAGTGCTCGGTACGGGCACCCATGACCTCCGGGGTATAGAGATCTACCGCCACAAGCCGATCATTCACGATGCCGGAGACCTGTTATTTGACGCGGTACGCAATGACCTGAAAGACAGCGGTATATTCCGGCTTGAACTCGGCCAAAACGGTGTGGAAGGCGTGCGCTATTTTCCTGTCGGTGTGGGGTTCGGCTTCAGCCGCCAGCTCACCGGAGACGACGCACACAGAGCAACCGAGCGCTACCGTCAAAGGTGCCTGCAACTGCGCAGTGACCTCCAGTTGCAGGAAGATGGCAGTGGCTACCTGCCATTAACCCCGCCACGCTTCAGCTATTTCCCCATTGATCCGGCACCCAAAACAATTCTCAAGCCGGAGCTGTTAAACCAGTTCAAGCGCCCTCCAAATCCCGACTGGATCGCCGTTGAAGTTCCGGTAGATGCGCAAATAGAACCGCAAGAATTTGGTCCGCTGCACTTGTTAGGTATTCGCTATTCACCAGATTTGATAGAACAGCGCCAGCTCTTCTTTGTGGAGACGTTCTGGACGCTGAGGGAAGAAGTAACTGGAAACTTGCGGCTGGATATCCGCGCCGTGCCGATACAGCAAACCACGATGCCGGAATGGGGGAAAAGCATGGACCACGAGCCCTGCGACTGGCAAGTGCCAACCAGCCGCTGGCAACCGGGCGTAATCTATCGCGATTATTACGCACTTCGCCCACCACTCTTCGATCAGCTGCGTAATATCGATTTGCAGTTGGAAATCGGGATCATCGGGCCTGAAACCACCATCAGACCCGAACGTATTCCCGGTGCGCTGATTCGGGTAAAAATCCCAAGTCTTATGACGACGGACCTCGCCTCACCGCCTTAA
- a CDS encoding NADPH-dependent 2,4-dienoyl-CoA reductase gives MSQPYPHLLAPLDLGFTTLKNRVLMGSMHTNLEEHPGGFDRLAAFYAERARGGVGLIVTGGIAPNEEGGVFQGSSKMTTAEEALEHRAITDAVHAEGGKICMQILHAGRYAYNPALVAPSAIQAPINPFTPKELSDEEVEQQIEDYVRCATLAREAGYDGVEVMGSEGYFINEFIVERTNKRTDRWGGSFENRIRFPLEIVRRIREAVGSDFIIIYRLSMLDLVEGGSDFDEVIALGQAIEKAGATIINTGIGWHEARVPTIATSVPRAAFSEITAKVKQHLSVPVVTSNRINMPQVGEDVLASGQADMVSMARPFLADAEFVNKAAENRADEINTCIGCNQACLDHTFELKLTSCLVNPRACHETELNYLPVTNVKKVAVVGAGPAGLAAATVAAERGHEVTLFEASNKVGGQFNIAKQIPGKAEFEETLRYFKRKLELTGVELRLNTIADAETLADFEEVIIATGISPRKPPIEGIDHDKVLTYLDVLRDKKPVGKSVAVIGAGGIGFDVAEYLTHSEDHASDLVAFSKQEFFDEWGVDIALENRAGLKPQEPVSSPRQIFLLQRKTSKVGAGLGKTTGWIHRSSLKHRKVLSLAGVTYEKIDDQGLHIRLGDEQKLLEVDNVVVCAGQEPLRQLHDELQQRGVSSHLIGGAFEAAELDAKRAIDQGSRLAASL, from the coding sequence ATGTCACAGCCGTACCCTCACCTGCTCGCCCCGCTGGATCTGGGGTTCACCACCCTCAAGAACCGGGTTTTGATGGGTTCCATGCACACCAACCTGGAAGAGCACCCCGGTGGCTTTGACCGACTGGCGGCGTTCTATGCCGAGCGCGCCCGCGGTGGTGTTGGCCTGATCGTCACCGGCGGTATCGCCCCCAACGAAGAGGGCGGTGTATTCCAGGGTTCGTCAAAGATGACCACCGCGGAAGAAGCACTGGAACACCGCGCCATTACCGATGCGGTACACGCAGAGGGCGGCAAGATCTGCATGCAGATTCTGCACGCCGGTCGCTACGCCTATAACCCCGCGCTGGTTGCCCCCTCCGCCATTCAGGCGCCGATCAACCCCTTCACGCCGAAGGAACTGAGCGACGAGGAAGTCGAGCAGCAGATCGAAGACTATGTGCGCTGCGCCACCCTGGCCCGCGAAGCCGGCTACGACGGTGTCGAGGTCATGGGCTCCGAGGGTTACTTCATCAACGAATTTATCGTCGAGCGCACCAACAAGCGCACCGACCGCTGGGGCGGCAGTTTTGAAAACCGCATCCGCTTCCCGCTGGAAATCGTGCGTCGTATCCGCGAAGCCGTGGGCAGCGACTTCATCATCATCTATCGCCTCTCCATGCTCGACCTGGTGGAAGGCGGCAGCGATTTCGATGAGGTGATCGCCCTCGGCCAGGCCATCGAAAAAGCCGGTGCCACCATCATCAATACCGGTATCGGCTGGCACGAAGCCCGCGTACCCACCATCGCCACCAGTGTGCCCCGCGCCGCCTTCAGTGAAATCACTGCCAAGGTGAAACAGCACCTGAGCGTGCCCGTCGTCACCAGTAACCGCATCAACATGCCACAGGTGGGCGAAGACGTACTCGCCAGCGGCCAGGCAGATATGGTTTCCATGGCGCGTCCGTTTCTCGCCGATGCCGAGTTCGTCAACAAGGCGGCGGAAAACCGCGCGGATGAAATCAATACCTGTATCGGCTGTAACCAGGCCTGTCTCGACCACACCTTTGAGCTGAAACTCACCTCCTGCCTGGTGAACCCGCGCGCCTGTCACGAAACCGAGCTGAACTACCTCCCGGTTACCAATGTGAAAAAAGTAGCCGTGGTGGGCGCTGGCCCTGCCGGCCTCGCCGCTGCCACCGTCGCCGCCGAGCGCGGCCACGAGGTCACCCTGTTCGAGGCCAGCAACAAGGTGGGCGGCCAGTTCAATATTGCCAAGCAGATCCCCGGCAAGGCGGAATTTGAAGAGACCCTGCGCTACTTCAAACGCAAGCTGGAACTGACCGGCGTAGAGCTGCGCCTCAACACCATTGCCGACGCCGAAACCCTGGCGGACTTCGAAGAAGTCATCATCGCCACCGGTATTTCTCCGCGCAAACCGCCGATTGAAGGTATCGACCACGACAAGGTACTCACCTACCTCGACGTGTTGCGCGACAAGAAACCCGTGGGTAAATCCGTTGCCGTGATCGGCGCCGGTGGTATCGGCTTCGACGTGGCCGAATACCTGACCCACAGCGAAGACCACGCCAGCGACCTGGTCGCCTTCAGCAAGCAGGAGTTCTTCGACGAGTGGGGCGTGGATATCGCCCTCGAAAACCGCGCCGGCCTCAAGCCCCAGGAACCGGTCAGCAGCCCGCGCCAGATCTTCCTGCTGCAGCGCAAAACTTCCAAAGTGGGCGCCGGCCTCGGCAAAACCACTGGCTGGATTCACCGCAGCAGCCTGAAGCATCGCAAGGTACTGAGCCTGGCGGGCGTCACCTATGAAAAGATCGACGACCAGGGCCTGCATATCCGCCTCGGCGATGAACAAAAGCTGCTGGAAGTGGATAACGTTGTGGTCTGCGCCGGCCAGGAACCCCTGCGCCAGCTGCACGACGAACTGCAGCAGCGCGGCGTCAGCAGCCACCTGATCGGCGGCGCCTTCGAAGCGGCGGAGCTGGACGCCAAGCGCGCGATCGACCAGGGCTCACGCCTGGCGGCTTCTCTGTAA